GCCTTTGTGTTGCGACACCAACTGGTTCAACGGGTATCAGTAAATCATTGGGTGGAGCAGTCATTCACCCACGTACCGAAGCCATTCAGCTAACAGAGATGGCCTCTGTTAATAATCGGGTCTACCGAACTCTCAGTTCACCGATGATTATTGCTAAAGATGAATGGATTGTCGTGAAACCCATTGAAGAACATGGGCTCATTGTGACGGTTGACCATCTGACTTTCCGTGATAAACATATTGAAAAACTAGTTTACCGTGTAGCAAATGAAAAAGTTCATTTTGCCCGTTATCGCCATATGCATTTCTGGAATCGTGTTGAAAATGCCTTTATTGGGATTGCTAACAAGCGTTAATTGAAGAGAGGATGATTGGTTTGTCAGATAAGCCACTATTACTGTTAATGACTGATTTAAAAAATCATCATATAAAAGAACTAGAAGACTCGTTAGCGGGTTTTGAATTAATTAGGACCATTCCTGATGATAAACGTCAGTTATCTCGTATTGAGATTGTCGTTGGGTGGACAAAAGAATTGACCGAGCTCTGGCAGCAAGGTGATTTAATATCTTTAAAATGGATTCAAGCGATTTCTGCGGGTGTGAATTCATTACCTTTAGATAGCCTAAGAGAGCATGGTGTTATGTTAACCAATGCTTCTGGCATCCATAAAGATACGATTAGTGAGCATGTCATTGGTCTAATATTATATCATGCACGCTCGTTTAATCAGATCAAACTGAATCAACAGAATAATCATTGGGATCAAGCGATTTCTGTTCAACAATTAGAGGGTAAAACGGCTATTATTTTTGGTATTGGAAATATTGGACGACGGCTAGCAACTTTACTAAAAGCTTTTGGGGTTCACACAATCGGTGTGAATACGAGAGGTAACAAAGTAGCAGAGGTTGATCAGACTGTTTCTCAAGAAGAGAGCAATCGCTATTTAGAACAAGCTGACTATGTTATCAATATTTTACCACAAACTGACGAAACAAAAGGTTTCTTTAACAGCGACCGCTTTAAAGCTATGAAAAAAGGAACAGCTTTTTTTAATGTAGGTAGAGGAAACGCCGTTGATACGGAGGCCCTATTAACCGCTCTAGATTCAAACCAGCTCGCTTTTGCAGCTCTCGATGTCTTTGAAACAGAGCCGTTAGAAGCGGACAGTCCATTGTGGCAACACGACCGTATTTTTATTACCCCTCACGTATCTGGGATGGTGGAACATTTTCGTGATGCTCTCTTTTCAGTTGTTGGCCCTAATGCCCAAGCTTATGGTGAAAATGGAAAACCAAGCTTGAATATGGTAGACTACGAGAAACGTTATTAAGAGAAAAATAAACGCTTAAACCTGCTGATCTGTTAGTCCGCAGGTTTTATTTAATGAAGCAATGAGAAGTGGAGCAAGTTAATGTGATTTATGAATGGCACTACGACGATGAACAATCAATTCTATTACGTACTTTTTTAAGAAATCAAGGCATTTCCAAGCGCCTATTAGCAAAAATAAAATTCCATGGCGGCGAAATTCGCCTCAATAATAAAACCGAAAATGTATTGGCCAAATTACAAAAAGGAGATCATATCTGGGTTCAAGTTCCGGACGAAGGGGAGCATGAAACGACAGTGCCAGTTGATATTCCGATTGCGATTGTGTATGAAGACGACCACATTTTAATTGTTGATAAACCAGCTGGTGTGGCATCGATTCCCTCTCGTAAAAATCCGCATCTGTCTATGGCAAACCGTGTAAAAGGCTATTACAAAAGACAGAATTATGCTGATCAAGTCATTCATATTGTGACACGACTTGACCGAGATACAACAGGGTTGATGCTATTTGCAAAGAACCGTTATACCCATGCGCTTATGGATCAGCAATTACGAAACAAAACGATTCAAAAGTATTATTATGCTCTAACGTCACCTTATAATCGCTTAGAAGAAGAGCATGGCTTTATTAATGCTCCTATTGCTCGAACTGATGATTCAATTATTACCCGGCAGGTGAAAGAGGGCGGGAAAGATGCCTTAACTGAATATTGGACAGCTAGAAGATACCGAGATGGTCATCTTTATCGGATTCAGCTGCATACGGGACGGACTCACCAAATTCGCGTACACTTCACCCATATGGGAGCACCGTTGGTTGGTGATTCGTTATACGGTGGCCCTGATAATGACATTGTTAAGCGTCAAGCCTTGCACTGTAAGGCGTTAGTATTTAATCATCCCTTAACGGGAGAAAGATTGACAATTGAAACTGATTTTCCAACTGATTTTAAAGATTGGTTGGCACAAGAAGAAGAGAAAGAAGGGAGATCATATGATGGAACCGCAATACGAATTTGATTTGGAGCTAGAGACTAATCACATTCAATCAGTCCTAGACTTAGATGATATGGAGGCTTTTCGAGAAACTTTTTTTAGCTATCCACTCTATGACCAAGCCCAGGTTTATCGTAATCTACCCTCTGAGAATCGTTTGAAAATTTATAACTACCTCTCACCTAAAGAAATTTCAGATATGTTTGAAATTCTGGAGGAAGATGTCGAATCCATTGAAGTTTATATTTTAGAGATGAATAAGCAGTATGCCGCTGATATGTTGGCCAATATGTATACCGATAATGCGGTTGATATGTTGAAACAGCTTGAACCTGATATGGTTCCCAAATATTTACGTTTAATGGATGATGAGCAAGCTGCCCACTTACGTGAGGTCTTGGTCTATGAGGATGCTACAGCTGGTGCGATTATGACAACGGAATATATTGCCATTAAATCAAATCAGACTGTTCGTTCTGCTATGGCAATTTTAAAGAGTAAAGCACCTGAAGCGGAAACGATTTATTATATCTATGTCATTAATAATAAAGAGCAGTTGTTGGGGGTTATTTCCTTACGTGACTTAATTATTTCTCACGAGGATCAGATGATCCATGATATCATGAGTGATCGTATCGTCCGAGTTAATGTGGATGACGATCAAGAAGATGTTGCTCACGTTGCTCGTGACTACGACTTCCTAGCATTACCGGTTGTGGATGATAATAATGTTTTATTAGGTATTATTACAATTGATGATATTATGGACGTTATGCACGAAGAAGCGACTAGTGACTATTCTGGTTTGGCTGCCGTTGACGTTGATGAAACAACGCTCAATCCGTTTCGTGCGGCATCCAAACGTTTGCCGTGGTTGATTACTTTATTATTTTTAGGAATGGGAACATCCACTCTAATTAGTCAATATGAAGGGTTGATTGCTAATGCGGCTATTTTATCAGTCTTTGTGACGCTGATTACTGGGACAGCAGGGAACGCAGGTACCCAATCGCTAGCGGTTGCCGTTCGTAAAATCGGTTTGCCAGATGCAGAAAAACGTAGTTGGTTAGCTGTTGTTATTCAAGAAACAATGACAGGCTTAATCGAAGGTATCATTACCGGAGCGACAATTATGTTGGTCGTTGGCATTTGGCAGAAAAGTTTTCTATTAGGTGGGATTATTGGCTTCTCTATGATGGTTGCCATTACCGTTGCCAACTTAGCAGGAAGCTTAATTCCGATTTTAATGGATAAATTAGGATTTGATCCTGCCGTAGCAAGCGGACCATTTATATCGACCTTTAGTGACTTAACGAGTGTTTTGATTTATTTTAATATCGCTAAGCATTTTTTAGTTATTTTAATGAAATGATGAAAAAGGAAGTGGGACTAGTTCCACTTCTTTTTTCATAAGCTTTTTTCCATATCGTAGTGAGGAATTCCTGCTTCTAGGTACTCATCGCTGTTAATCACATAGCCTAATTTCTCATAAAATGGAATAGCATAGCTTTGTGCACCAAGTATAAAGCGCTCACCACCAAGTTCTTTTCCAGCTTGCTCAAGGGCTAACAACAAATGGTTACCATAATGTTTCCCTCTCTCTTCAGCTAAAACAGCTACACGCTGTACTTTAAAAGACTTGTCGTCTAATTGATAAAGTCTTGCAGTTGCAACTGCTTTATCATTTTGGTAAGCAACAACGTGTAAACAGGCTGCCTCATTTTCATCTATTTCAATGTCTTCTGGAACGTTTTGCTCTTCTATAAAGACAAGTCGTCTAATCATAATTGAGTCTTGATAGGTTGACGATTGTGTATCTCGTGTTTGTTTGAAGGCTAGCATAGCAATCTCCTTTTCAAAAATCTGATGATTATTATGGTAACATTAATAAAAAATGAAAGGAAGAATCTTAATAAACTATTTTTTTATTTTTCAAGTCGTTTTAGTTGCAAAAGTAAAAAAATAGAGTAGAATCTATACTTGCAGACAGGGATTATCCAAGTTTGTTAAAAAAATCATATGTGAAAGATTCAAAGTGGTGAGCATTTTGGGGTCTTTTGTTCGAAATAGAACAATTATAATTTAGGGGGACATACATAATTGAAGATCGTAGTAGTGGGATGTACACATGCAGGTACATCAGCAGTCAAAACTATCTTGTCAGAAAATCCGGGGGCGGATGTAACAGTATACGAAAGAAACGATAATGTTTCGTTCTTATCCTGTGGGATTGCACTATATGTAGGTGGCGTTGTAAAGAAAGCTGAAGAGTTATTTTACTCAAACCCAGAAGAATTAAAAGCAATGGGTGCAGATGTTCGCATGGAACACAATGTTACAAACATTGACATTAACAATAAGAGATTGGCTGTTGAAAATCTAAAAACAGGTGAGCAATTTGAAGATTCATTTGATAAACTTGTTTTAACAACTGGTTCATGGCCAATTATCCCTCCAATTCCAGGAATTGAGAGCAAAAACGTTGTATTATGTAAAAACTATAATCAAGCACAAGAAATTATTGCGCGTAAAACAGACAAACAAAAAATCACTGTTGTCGGTGGTGGATACATCGGTATCGAGCTTGTAGAAGCTTTTGCTATGGACAACAAAGATGTAACACTTGTTGATGGTTTAGACCGCATCTTAAACAAATACTTAGACCACGAATTCACATCAGTTCTTGAAGATGAATTAAGAAATCGTGGCGTTAAAATCCAACTAAACGAAATGGTTAAAGGATTTGAAGACAGCGAATCAGGAGATATGACAACTGTTGTAACAAGTGGTGGAGCTTACGAATCTGAACTTGTTATTCTATGTGTTGGTTTCCGTCCAAGCACTGAACTAGTTAAAGGTCAAATCGATATGTTACCAAATGGCGCAATCATCGTTGATGACTATATGCGTACAAGCCACCCAGATGTATTTGCTGCTGGAGACAGTTGTGCAGTAAACTACAATCCAACTGGTGGACATGCTTATATTCCATTGGCAACTAATGCAGTTCGTATGGGACTTTTAGTTGGTAAAAACATTGCTGGTCCAAAAATGAAATACCGTGGTACACAATCTACTTCAGGTCTCCATTTATTTGGATTCAACATCGGATCAACTGGTGTTAATGCTGCGAGTGCTGCAGCATTTGGTTTGGAAACAAATTCAGTATTATTCGAAGACAACTACCGTCCAGAATTTATGCCAACAAACGAAAAAATCTTGCTAAAACTTGTTTATGAGAAAGATACATTACGTATTGTTGGTGGACAAGTAATGTCTAAATACGATGTTACACAATCTGCAAACACGCTATCATTAGCGATTCAAAACCGCATGACAGTAGAAGATTTGGCATTGGTAGACTTCTTCTTTCAACCACACTTCGACCGTCCTTGGAACTACTTGAACCTAGTTGCTCAAAAAGCACTAGAACAAGAAAATACACTAAACGCAGTTGATGTCGAAAGTTTTGACAAAGCTTAATCTATAAAATTTCAATAAACAGCAAGGACGATTCAGACTTTTACTGATTCGTCCTTGTTTTTTTGATAAAATGACGGCATAATACGATTAACACATTCTATTTTAAAGGGGAAAAAAGATCTATGAATGCTGATCCTGATAGTCAGACGTTATTATGGCAAATTTTATTAATAATCGTGCTGACATTAATCAATGCTTTTTTTGCTTCGTCAGAAATTGCATTTGTGTCATTGAATAAAAATAAGATTGCCAATGAGGCAATAAAAGGTAGCGAAAAAGCTCGTAAAATATTAGCCTTACTCGATAACTCTGATGACTTTTTAGCCACAATTCAAGTTGCCATTACCTTTGCCGGATTCCTATCCAGTGCGGCTGCTGCCAATACTTTTGCCAGCAAACTTGAACCATTATTGGCCAATATTCCAGGTGGTAAACAAGCATCTATCCTGATTGTAACCTTGTTATTATCTTATATCACGCTTGTGTTTGGAGAGTTGTTGCCCAAACAAATTGGTATGCAAATACCTGAAAAGATTGCCTATGCCGGAGCAGGTTTTATTACAACCATTCAAAAAGTATTAAAACCATTTATTCGTTTGCTTTCTTTTTCAACCAGTCTGTTACAAAAGATAACACCAATTAAGTTTGATGATAACCGTGATGTCTACACACGTTCAGAAGTGAGCGGTTTATTAGAGAGAAGTAGTACTGAAGGAGCCATTGAAGCAGCTGAATTTAATATGCTAAAAGGTGTTCTTGAAATGGATAATAAAATGGCGAGAGAAGTTATGGTTCCAAGAACAGATACTTTCATGCTAGACCTTCAAGAAGATACTTATGAGAATATTCAAAAGACTTTGAATTCGCCGTATACGCGTATTCCTGTCTATGATGACGATAAGGATGATATTGTCGGTGTCCTTCATTTGAAAAACCTATTAAAAGAATCACGTCACACCCCATTAGAAAAAATTGATTTAAGAAAGATTTTAAATCCGCCACTATTTGTTCCAGAAACCATCTCAACCGATGAATTGATGGCTTTCTTGAAGAAGAGCCATAACCAATTAGCCATCCTTTATGATGAGTATGGTGGGGTTGTCGGTATCGCAACTTTAGAAGATATTCTAGAAGAAATTGTCGGTGACATTGCTGATGAGTACGATGAAAAGTACATTTTAATTGAAAAGATTCGTGATGGTTACTATGAGGTTGATGGTGCGACACCACTTTACCGCTTCAACAATTTCTTTAAAACAACCATCGAGACAGCCTTTGTAGATACCATTGCTGGCTTTGTTCTGACTGAATTAGGTGACTTTCCAGATGGTGATGAAATAAAGAGTATTGAAGTTGAGGGCTTACGCCTGTCTGCTTTAGAATTTGATAACAGACGTCTAGCTAAAATTGGAGTCGAGTACTTAGAAACGCAACCGATTAAATTAGAAGACCGCTTAGTTGTCGAAGAAATTCCTAAACAAAAATCATAATGATTAAGCACCAGTTTCCGACTAGGAGATTGGTGTTTTTATACTTTCATTTACTTGTTAGAAGATGTACTTTCATATATAATGACAAAGGCATGTTTAAAGTGAACAATATGTGATAAGAACTCATATCCAAGACAATGAAAGACAGAAAGGACATATCATGACACAAACATTATTAGATAAAGTGAAAACAAGAAAAACTTTTGCAATCATTTCTCACCCGGATGCTGGTAAAACAACAATAACTGAACAATTATTACTTTTTGGTGGTGCAATCCGTCAAGCCGGTACAGTAAAAGGTAAAAAAACAGGGAAATTTGCAAAATCTGACTGGATGGAAATTGAAAAACAACGTGGGATTTCAGTAACCAGTTCCGTTATGCAAGTTGATTATGATGGATTCCAAGTTAATATTTTAGATACACCTGGTCATGAGGACTTCTCAGAAGATACTTATCGTACCTTGATGGCAGTTGATAGTGCAGTCATGGTTATTGATAGTGGTAAAGGGATTGAGCCGCAAACGAAGAAATTATTTAAAGTTTGTCGGATGCGTGGTATTCCTATTTTTACGTTTATCAATAAATTGGACCGCGATGGTAGAGAGCCGTTGGATTTAATTGCTGAATTGGAAGAAGTGCTAGAAATTGATGCTTATCCAATGAATTGGCCAATGGGGATGGGGAAACAATTCTTAGGTTTGTATGATATTTACAACAAACGTGTTGAATTAACGCATCCTGAGCAAAACGGCGGCAATGATTTCTTACCACTCAATGAAGATGGTGAAATTGATGGTGATTTCCCAATCAAAGAATCAACGATTTACACTCAAGCGATTGAAGATGCAATGCTATTGAATGAAGCTGGAAATGCTTTTTCAGAAGAAGCGATTGCTAAAGGAGAGCTAACACCTGTCTTCTTTGGATCAGCTTTAACTGGTTTTGGCGTTCATACTTTCCTAGATGCTTATATTGATTTTGCGCCAAGTCCAAGTGCACATAAGACAGAAGAAGGCGACTATGTTGATACAGCTAAGGAAGAATTAACTGGTTTTGTTTTCAAAATCCAAGCTAATATGAACCCAGCCCACCGTGATCGTATTGCTTTTGTGAGAATTTGTTCGGGTGAATTTGAGCCTGGTATGGATGTTATCGTTAACCGTACAAGTAAGAAAATGAAGCTAGCGCATACAACACAATTTATGGCTGACTCAAGAGAAAGCGTGAAGAGTGCAGTTGCTGGTGATATTATCGGATTATACGATACAGGTAATTTACAAATTGGTGATACCATCTATGAAGGGAAAGAAGCTCTTCAATATGAGGCGCTACCGCAATTTACACCTGAATTATTTATGAAGGTAACACCTAAAAACGTGATGAAACAAAAATCATTCTACAAAGGTATTCAGCAGTTGGTTCAAGAAGGAGCCATTCAACTTTATAAAACTTACCATACCGAAGAATTTATCCTAGGTGCGGTTGGACAATTACAGTTTGAAGTTTTTGAGTACCGTTTGAAGAATGAATATAATGCAGAAGTCGATATGACACCGATGGGCTCTAAGATTGCCCGTTGGATTGATGAGGATGTCTTAGATGTGAATATGTCTTCAAGTCGTAACCTACTTTGTAAAGACCGCTTTGATAACCCAGTGTTCCTATTTGAAAACCAATTTGCAATGCGTTGGTTTGCAGATAAGTATCCAGATATCGAACTAAAAGCATTACTATAAAATGACGATAAAAAAAGGAGTGGGAATTTTCCCACTCCTTTTTCTCTTATCATGTTACTTAATATATGAAAGCTCTACAAAGTTGTGTCCAGGCATCACTTCAACATCATCTACTGTCATTTGTAATAACTTATTTAAAACAAAATCAATCTCATTTTGTTTTACACGTCGATTACGATTTAGTAATATAATGTCTTCGTGTGTCGGGGCGCCAGTATAAATGACTGTCGTTTGACCAAGTGAGAATACCTTCACCATTGAAGCGTCAGTATTCGCTAATTGTTCACGAACCAAGTCAAAATGGCTGTTTGTTACATCGATTAATTTCATGTGACACACCCCTCGCTAAGTTAAATTGTATTGTTAAAACTATTATAAACCTTTTAATGAAATTATAAAAGTATCAAGATTGCTAAACTGTCAATTGTTTTTTGAAAAAGAGATGAAAACGTGACGCAACGAATAAATTTTAGTGATCAAAAAAGTTTATTGATATTAAAAAGCACCCAAGTTCAACTTGAGTGCTTTTTAGCTTTAATCATCTATCTGGCTGTCATTCTCCTTAATAACAATGTCATTATCTTCATTGACATCAAATAGAATCGTTTTAACGTGCGGGTTATCTAAATAATAGTCAGCTACTCGGTCTTCAATATGTTCTTGAATCACACGGCGAAGGGGACGAGCACCCATTGCAGGATTGTAGCCGACATCTATTAGTTTCTCCTTAGCCTTGTCACTAATAGTAATAGTGATATCTTTATCTTGAAGAATACGATTAACGTCCTCCAACATCAACGACAGAATCTCGGATAGATTTTCCTTAGATAGAGAGTTAAATTCGACAATCGCATCGAAGCGGTTGATGAACTCTGGCTTAAAGTAATCACTTAAACGATTCAAAATCGATTTTGTTTGACCAGATAGAGCAGCGCCAAAGCCGACATTGGCTTCTTGACTTCCTGTGCCAGCGTTAGAGGTCATAATAATAATGGTATCTTTGAAGCTAATAGAACGACCTTGAGAATCAGTCAAACGACCATCATCAAGAATTTGTAGGAAGAGGTGCATCACGTCTGGATGAGCTTTTTCTACTTCATCAAGTAAGACAATACTGTATGGGTTTCTTCTGACACGTTCGGTTAATTGTCCAGCCTCTTCATAACCAACATAACCAGGAGGCGATCCAATGAGTTTTGAGACAGCGTGTTTTTCCATATATTCACTCATATCAAAACGAATAATCGCATCTTCTGTGCCAAACATTTCAATTGATAATTGTTTGGCTAATTCTGTCTTACCAACACCTGTTGGTCCAACAAATAAGAAGGAGCCAATTGGACGATTTTTACGAGCGAAGCCAATGCGGTTACGGCGGATTGCTTTAGCAACTTTATCAACGGCTTCATCTTGACCGATAACATGTGTCTTCAAGTCTTTATCCAAGTTTCGTAATTGCTCTTGTTCTTTTTCAAGCAAATCACCAACTGGAATATTGGTCTTGATTTCGATAATAGTCTGAATGTCTTTTTCAGTAACGGTATTATCTTCACCACTTGCTTGTGGATTTTCTTTCATATTTTTTAAGTGAGTAATTTGATCACGATAGTAGGCTGCTTTTTCATAGTCTTCAGCGTGAAGAGCAGCTTGTTTTTCTTGCTCAGCTGTTTCCATACGGTCATCAATTTCTTTGGGATCAACTAATTTTAGTGATAGGTTCTTTTTAGAACCTGATTCATCGAGTAGATCAATTGCTTTATCCGGTAAAAAACGGTCTTGGATATAGCGGTGTGATAAATGAACCGCAGCCTCTAGAGCTTTATCTGAATAGCTTACCTTGTGATAGTCTTCGTACTTGCTGCGTAAACCTTGTAGAATAATCAAGGTTTGCTCCGGTGTAGGTTCATTAACACGAACGGGTTGGAAACGACGTTCAAGGGCAGGGTCTTTTTCAATTTTACGGTATTCATTTAAGGTTGTGGCACCGATTAATTGTAGTTCACCTCTAGCCAAGGCTGGTTTTAGAATATTACCTGCGTCCATACTGCCTTCAGCGCTTCCTGCTCCAACGATTTCATGAATTTCATCGATAAATAAAATGATTTTCTTGTTTTCTCTTACTTCATTCATCAGTTGTTGCATCCGTTCCTCGAATTGTCCGCGAATGCCTGTTCCTTGAACAAGCGAAACAACATCTAATCGGATGACTTCTTTATCGAGTAGCTTTTGAGGCACATCGCCATCGACAATGTTTTGAGCAAGTCCTTCTACAACAGATGTTTTACCAACACCTGCTTCACCAATTAAGACAGGATTGTTTTTATTGCGTCGATTTAGAATTTCAATGACACGAGCAATTTCACTGTCACGGCCAATAACGGGATCGATGGCACCTTGTCTAGCTAGCTCCGTTAAATTAACACCAAATTGGTCTAGCAAGCCGCTACCACCTTGAGCACCTTGTCCTTTACTAGCACGATTAGCAGGGTCTGGTGATGGTTGTTGACGATTTTGATTAGGTAGCTGACGGAAGAACTGTTCCAAATCACCCATATTAAAAGGGTTACCGTTATTAGCAGACGAACCAAAGAATCCCATACCGCCGCGGTTTCTATTTTGTGAAGCTTGCCACTGTTGATAACAATTTTGACAAAGGTCTAATTTTTGAGTTTGACCATTGAGGGTTGCATACAAATGAATGGATGCTTCATTTTTTTCACAATTCATACATTTCATGGGCTTAACTTCCTTTCTGATGAGTATTATTATTTAATTACTTTTTTTATCAATTCAAGGTCATTTAACCTTGTGCTCTTATTATACATTGACCAATTTTGACTTTCAAGTTTTTTAACTTAGATGTCTTACAAGCAAGATGAGAAAGGCTTAAGGATAACCGTCATCAATAAATCATCGATTTATAATAATTGATGAGATTTTCTCATCAAAAATGAGATTTAGTTTGAAAATAGTTGTTCTTATTGAGAAAAAATGGTAATCTTATTCTATGAAAGGGTTATATTTCCTGTTTTTTATTTTGCTTATTTTTAAAAAATTTGTGGAGTAAAAGGAGAGGTCTTTTAACCTATAAATTCATAAAAAAAGGGGATTAGCACAATGGAGAAAAAAGATTTTCATATTACTGCTGAAACAGGGATTCACGCAAGACCTGCAACATTACTTGTACAAACTGCAAGTAAATTCAACTCTGATATTAACCTTGAATATAAAGGTAAATCAGTAAACTTGAAATCAATCATGGGAGTTATGTCACTTGGTGTTGGCCAAGGCGCAGATGTAACAATTACAATTGAAGGTCAAGACGAAGCTGAAGCTATGGCTGGTATCGTTGAAACACTTAAAAAAGAAGGGTTAGCTGAATAATATGGAAAACCGTTTAATGGGTATTGCTGCTAGCGATGGTATCGCAATCGGTAAAGCCTATCTATTAACGGAACCTGATTTAACCTTTG
This genomic interval from Jeotgalibaca arthritidis contains the following:
- the mgtE gene encoding magnesium transporter; this translates as MMEPQYEFDLELETNHIQSVLDLDDMEAFRETFFSYPLYDQAQVYRNLPSENRLKIYNYLSPKEISDMFEILEEDVESIEVYILEMNKQYAADMLANMYTDNAVDMLKQLEPDMVPKYLRLMDDEQAAHLREVLVYEDATAGAIMTTEYIAIKSNQTVRSAMAILKSKAPEAETIYYIYVINNKEQLLGVISLRDLIISHEDQMIHDIMSDRIVRVNVDDDQEDVAHVARDYDFLALPVVDDNNVLLGIITIDDIMDVMHEEATSDYSGLAAVDVDETTLNPFRAASKRLPWLITLLFLGMGTSTLISQYEGLIANAAILSVFVTLITGTAGNAGTQSLAVAVRKIGLPDAEKRSWLAVVIQETMTGLIEGIITGATIMLVVGIWQKSFLLGGIIGFSMMVAITVANLAGSLIPILMDKLGFDPAVASGPFISTFSDLTSVLIYFNIAKHFLVILMK
- a CDS encoding DUF1827 family protein; the encoded protein is MKLIDVTNSHFDLVREQLANTDASMVKVFSLGQTTVIYTGAPTHEDIILLNRNRRVKQNEIDFVLNKLLQMTVDDVEVMPGHNFVELSYIK
- a CDS encoding GNAT family N-acetyltransferase, with the translated sequence MLAFKQTRDTQSSTYQDSIMIRRLVFIEEQNVPEDIEIDENEAACLHVVAYQNDKAVATARLYQLDDKSFKVQRVAVLAEERGKHYGNHLLLALEQAGKELGGERFILGAQSYAIPFYEKLGYVINSDEYLEAGIPHYDMEKSL
- a CDS encoding FAD-dependent oxidoreductase, with the protein product MKIVVVGCTHAGTSAVKTILSENPGADVTVYERNDNVSFLSCGIALYVGGVVKKAEELFYSNPEELKAMGADVRMEHNVTNIDINNKRLAVENLKTGEQFEDSFDKLVLTTGSWPIIPPIPGIESKNVVLCKNYNQAQEIIARKTDKQKITVVGGGYIGIELVEAFAMDNKDVTLVDGLDRILNKYLDHEFTSVLEDELRNRGVKIQLNEMVKGFEDSESGDMTTVVTSGGAYESELVILCVGFRPSTELVKGQIDMLPNGAIIVDDYMRTSHPDVFAAGDSCAVNYNPTGGHAYIPLATNAVRMGLLVGKNIAGPKMKYRGTQSTSGLHLFGFNIGSTGVNAASAAAFGLETNSVLFEDNYRPEFMPTNEKILLKLVYEKDTLRIVGGQVMSKYDVTQSANTLSLAIQNRMTVEDLALVDFFFQPHFDRPWNYLNLVAQKALEQENTLNAVDVESFDKA
- a CDS encoding RluA family pseudouridine synthase, which codes for MIYEWHYDDEQSILLRTFLRNQGISKRLLAKIKFHGGEIRLNNKTENVLAKLQKGDHIWVQVPDEGEHETTVPVDIPIAIVYEDDHILIVDKPAGVASIPSRKNPHLSMANRVKGYYKRQNYADQVIHIVTRLDRDTTGLMLFAKNRYTHALMDQQLRNKTIQKYYYALTSPYNRLEEEHGFINAPIARTDDSIITRQVKEGGKDALTEYWTARRYRDGHLYRIQLHTGRTHQIRVHFTHMGAPLVGDSLYGGPDNDIVKRQALHCKALVFNHPLTGERLTIETDFPTDFKDWLAQEEEKEGRSYDGTAIRI
- a CDS encoding hemolysin family protein, with protein sequence MNADPDSQTLLWQILLIIVLTLINAFFASSEIAFVSLNKNKIANEAIKGSEKARKILALLDNSDDFLATIQVAITFAGFLSSAAAANTFASKLEPLLANIPGGKQASILIVTLLLSYITLVFGELLPKQIGMQIPEKIAYAGAGFITTIQKVLKPFIRLLSFSTSLLQKITPIKFDDNRDVYTRSEVSGLLERSSTEGAIEAAEFNMLKGVLEMDNKMAREVMVPRTDTFMLDLQEDTYENIQKTLNSPYTRIPVYDDDKDDIVGVLHLKNLLKESRHTPLEKIDLRKILNPPLFVPETISTDELMAFLKKSHNQLAILYDEYGGVVGIATLEDILEEIVGDIADEYDEKYILIEKIRDGYYEVDGATPLYRFNNFFKTTIETAFVDTIAGFVLTELGDFPDGDEIKSIEVEGLRLSALEFDNRRLAKIGVEYLETQPIKLEDRLVVEEIPKQKS
- a CDS encoding NAD(P)-dependent oxidoreductase, translated to MSDKPLLLLMTDLKNHHIKELEDSLAGFELIRTIPDDKRQLSRIEIVVGWTKELTELWQQGDLISLKWIQAISAGVNSLPLDSLREHGVMLTNASGIHKDTISEHVIGLILYHARSFNQIKLNQQNNHWDQAISVQQLEGKTAIIFGIGNIGRRLATLLKAFGVHTIGVNTRGNKVAEVDQTVSQEESNRYLEQADYVINILPQTDETKGFFNSDRFKAMKKGTAFFNVGRGNAVDTEALLTALDSNQLAFAALDVFETEPLEADSPLWQHDRIFITPHVSGMVEHFRDALFSVVGPNAQAYGENGKPSLNMVDYEKRY
- a CDS encoding peptide chain release factor 3, yielding MTQTLLDKVKTRKTFAIISHPDAGKTTITEQLLLFGGAIRQAGTVKGKKTGKFAKSDWMEIEKQRGISVTSSVMQVDYDGFQVNILDTPGHEDFSEDTYRTLMAVDSAVMVIDSGKGIEPQTKKLFKVCRMRGIPIFTFINKLDRDGREPLDLIAELEEVLEIDAYPMNWPMGMGKQFLGLYDIYNKRVELTHPEQNGGNDFLPLNEDGEIDGDFPIKESTIYTQAIEDAMLLNEAGNAFSEEAIAKGELTPVFFGSALTGFGVHTFLDAYIDFAPSPSAHKTEEGDYVDTAKEELTGFVFKIQANMNPAHRDRIAFVRICSGEFEPGMDVIVNRTSKKMKLAHTTQFMADSRESVKSAVAGDIIGLYDTGNLQIGDTIYEGKEALQYEALPQFTPELFMKVTPKNVMKQKSFYKGIQQLVQEGAIQLYKTYHTEEFILGAVGQLQFEVFEYRLKNEYNAEVDMTPMGSKIARWIDEDVLDVNMSSSRNLLCKDRFDNPVFLFENQFAMRWFADKYPDIELKALL